From one Micromonospora siamensis genomic stretch:
- a CDS encoding ricin-type beta-trefoil lectin domain protein gives MRAIGLLSRRWQGRRTPTGPGHPRWRRARTATMLALSTTLVATMLPAQAWAVPGAGMAREETNLDLPDIPQSELVGEDDSAEKNLTTADEVPVEPYAPTAVTPWQQDTGVVDLTGVAAGDTVPVDDLPVALGVPAGTDPATLAGTWTVDLAAPTASQDAGVSGLIMKITPPDTADPAAQVALSVDSTPFVDLYGPQAADRFGAVLLPSCVYDSPDTGECAPETAPPAAPAQTLASDVELVPAATAGFGIAAAGEPSTRRVITTSVPVAPLLSTGAGARSLAATSTEPNVVGVLDTGASASGDYTATPLLSSGSWAAGASSGAFTYSYQVQVPETAGGLMPKVALGYSSQSADGRTSATNNQASWIGDGWDYNAGEITRSYANCRQDSKKTGSNNKDHRTADLCWGSQNATLSLGGMTTELVWDEAKGSWFTANGDGSKVERRKDTSKGNGDADGEYWVITTRDGTKYHFGLNRLPGWSDNGTAADDPETNSVLTVPVYGNHLDDGPVAETCYKSGGTDAWKASVCTQAWRWGLDYVEDVHGNAMSLWWGKEKNYYARDFNFKAPVEYDRGGYLTRIDYGQRKDSIFSAEAPARVRFITAERCFTEGTLTCSEENFTAKDPGKYRIWYDTPADLRCGPGSNTVKCWNAGPSFFTRKRLDMISTSAQRRTDTTARQVVDEYQLKQSFPVLRTGPNTALWLESITRTGYGRNGTTDAKVTLNPVRFEANAEDMPNRVKNDNRPGFSRLRIARVINEYGGETVITYKAPVGDCATGTGLPTKADTAQLRSNTRLCYPSFWHPDPEAEEIDWFHKYVVDTVEELPAIDGTQPTVTHYDYATPGWKLAEQEFTKKSTRTWSQFAGFAQTTVLTGADDPAFNSKRTKAVTRYFRGMGDTVPVNDITGAEIAKDKEPFAGRVAEELTYSEATDADTNWLTRSVTYPAAQLLASRTRDDGLSPLEAWRVTEPRTVSWTKSSGTGDDTRTLRAVETKTTFESTYGLPTYVESLGDTGKTGDESCTFNEYVHRTDKNMIGLTLQSRTSPTTCAAATFDNLTTLSAANRVAYDSLAYGTALGATTRGLATQTWSLKGDGSGFQPGGTTSFDAVGRVTSATDPDGKSSTITYTPSIGQTFTITEQNSLGHQQVQELEPGRGTAVKTTDANNRVSEGRYDPLGRLVEAWGAGRTPSATAVPDFKAEYATPVGKPPYVTTFSRGHDNKIQTSVTLYDGLGRERQSQEEATGGGRLITDTLYNSSGEVWQTNNAYFAEGGPVGTIFTPLADTAIPNATRYTYDGLGRVTQEMPVLRGVDQPSRATNYTYGADSSSVINPAGASSYRMYSDALGRTNRLDTFTNAGRSEFTTMRYQYDARGQMAQATHSADPTHPWTWTYDQRGRVETATDPDSGTTRFTYDHRDRQLTATNARGVTVWNGYDQLSRPVQQRLGGSTGAVLSEYTYDTAAGGKGLPATATRYTDGLAYTQTVGGYTTDYQPTSTTLTLPQSIADTWGLRTSYTYDYTYTDTGLSESVSLPSVGSLPSEKILVRYTKDGLPLSVSGKDWYGAETVYSPYGQVLRSTLGAQPYRVWTMATYDDASGALTDQQVYREQTGDKSLVGANLVSHRSYWYDSAGNVTSIRERSLGIEERQCFRYDTLGQLATAWTAKDQASCQADPTATTVTAGTDGAGYWQEYEYDLLGNRKKLVEKDLTGSTAKDATTTYDYGKADGSQPRTLTKVTKNYVTPAGAAVTAAAERLYELTGETKSVTSVQNGDQQTLSWTYDGQVERVVGQGGKGKTAYVGLGNKCIDLSAGTAVASQPIQLYSCNGTIAQKWNFTPAPNQANANLGTLSIVDNWCVQPAANTAGSAFRIQKCDGSTGQILERNSTGQLKHTDSGLCLAVKDANTASGTPLVLAACDSAAAAQQWEAQNETRHIYGPGGNRLLTVQGRQATLDLGESQVVVQKGGTLVNSQRTYAAPGGAVLRYSHGTSASALVALAGDHQGSPYAEIGLYGSMPVRIRKQDPFGNQRGADKLASNMQTNAGFLGANRDDASGYTPLGARLYDPVVGRFISADPVLDLTDPLQSNGYAYAHNNPVTLSDPSGLSVSLNASEMASALAGAGLSAAQVAQAQSTMGRSLTSVILETAWSMLKDFIGITDAINCFGGDMWSCGSLIIGAIPWAKLGKIPGVIKAVNRTIEAIQAFFKAKKAAQAVLAAARAAEAAALTAKKLAMERAKKAAQAAAKKAAEKAKRTSDRVVNQTKKTGNPVHKQAQAKANPRGSSAASSGGGKGSGGGGKGNSKPGGASGGTARGKGGSSASGNAGKASGESCPISNSFVPGTKVLMADGSTKSIEDVKPGDKVLVTDPETGRTKAEKVSAAIKGDGVKHLVKVTVDTDGEQGARTASVTATDGHPFWVPELNAWVDATDLRAGEWLRTSAGTFVQVAAIERWTTPRATVHNLTVANIHTYYVLAGSAPLLVHNCGVVDAVEAEAEAVADKTKSQRPNVIEALQVPGHDPIVAHSDGGAGNRRVHPDVQAVLDSIPAANRGNNHGGCGLVQCLTEALDSGLDPTGATAAATLGRARTNANFKVLIGPCPSCQVLVRHFEIDFKK, from the coding sequence ATGCGTGCTATCGGTTTGCTGTCTCGGCGGTGGCAGGGCCGCCGGACCCCGACGGGACCCGGTCATCCCCGGTGGCGTCGGGCCCGGACGGCCACGATGCTTGCCCTGTCCACGACGCTCGTCGCGACGATGCTGCCCGCGCAGGCGTGGGCCGTCCCCGGTGCCGGCATGGCGCGCGAGGAGACCAACCTCGACCTGCCGGACATCCCGCAGAGCGAGCTGGTCGGCGAGGACGACTCCGCCGAGAAGAACCTGACCACGGCCGACGAGGTCCCGGTGGAGCCGTACGCTCCGACGGCCGTCACCCCGTGGCAGCAGGACACCGGCGTGGTGGACCTGACCGGCGTCGCCGCCGGCGACACCGTGCCGGTCGACGACCTGCCGGTCGCGCTCGGCGTGCCGGCCGGCACCGACCCGGCGACGCTCGCCGGTACCTGGACCGTCGACCTGGCCGCCCCGACCGCGTCCCAGGACGCCGGCGTCTCCGGCCTGATCATGAAGATCACGCCGCCGGACACCGCCGACCCGGCCGCCCAGGTCGCGCTCAGCGTCGACAGCACCCCCTTCGTCGACCTGTACGGCCCGCAGGCCGCCGACCGGTTCGGCGCCGTGCTGCTGCCCAGCTGCGTCTACGACAGCCCGGACACCGGCGAGTGCGCCCCGGAGACCGCCCCGCCGGCCGCGCCGGCGCAGACGCTCGCCAGCGACGTCGAGCTGGTCCCCGCCGCCACCGCCGGTTTCGGCATCGCTGCCGCCGGTGAGCCGTCCACCCGCCGGGTGATCACCACCAGCGTGCCGGTGGCTCCGCTGCTCTCGACCGGGGCGGGTGCCCGGTCGCTTGCCGCCACCTCCACCGAGCCGAACGTCGTCGGCGTGCTCGACACCGGCGCCTCCGCCTCCGGTGACTACACCGCCACCCCGCTGCTCTCCTCGGGCTCCTGGGCGGCGGGCGCCTCCTCCGGCGCGTTCACCTACTCCTACCAGGTGCAGGTGCCGGAGACCGCCGGCGGCCTGATGCCGAAGGTGGCCCTGGGCTACTCCTCGCAGTCCGCCGACGGGCGTACCTCCGCCACCAACAACCAGGCCTCCTGGATCGGTGACGGCTGGGACTACAACGCCGGTGAGATCACCCGCAGCTACGCCAACTGCCGCCAGGACTCCAAGAAGACCGGCTCGAACAACAAGGACCACCGCACCGCCGACCTGTGCTGGGGTTCGCAGAACGCCACCCTGTCGCTCGGCGGCATGACCACCGAGCTGGTCTGGGACGAGGCGAAGGGCTCCTGGTTCACCGCCAACGGTGACGGCTCCAAGGTGGAGCGCCGCAAGGACACCAGCAAGGGCAACGGCGACGCCGACGGCGAGTACTGGGTGATCACCACCCGGGACGGGACGAAGTACCACTTCGGCCTCAATCGCCTGCCGGGCTGGTCGGACAACGGCACCGCCGCCGACGACCCGGAGACCAACTCCGTGCTCACCGTCCCGGTCTACGGGAACCACCTGGACGACGGTCCGGTCGCCGAGACCTGCTACAAGTCCGGTGGCACCGACGCCTGGAAGGCGTCCGTCTGCACCCAGGCCTGGCGCTGGGGCCTGGACTACGTCGAGGACGTCCACGGCAACGCCATGAGCCTGTGGTGGGGCAAGGAGAAGAACTACTACGCCCGCGACTTCAACTTCAAGGCGCCGGTGGAGTACGACCGCGGTGGCTACCTGACCCGGATCGACTACGGCCAGCGCAAGGACAGCATCTTCTCGGCCGAGGCGCCGGCCCGCGTCCGCTTCATCACGGCGGAGCGCTGCTTCACCGAGGGCACCCTCACCTGCAGCGAGGAGAACTTCACCGCCAAGGACCCGGGCAAGTACCGGATCTGGTACGACACCCCGGCCGACCTGCGCTGCGGCCCGGGCAGCAACACGGTGAAGTGCTGGAACGCGGGCCCGTCCTTCTTCACCCGCAAGCGGCTCGACATGATCAGCACGTCGGCCCAGCGGCGCACCGACACCACCGCCCGCCAGGTGGTCGACGAGTACCAGCTCAAGCAGTCGTTCCCGGTGCTGCGGACCGGTCCGAACACCGCCCTCTGGCTGGAGTCGATCACCCGCACCGGCTACGGCCGTAACGGCACCACGGACGCGAAGGTCACCCTCAACCCGGTGCGCTTCGAGGCCAACGCCGAGGACATGCCCAACCGGGTCAAGAACGACAACCGGCCCGGCTTCTCCCGCCTGCGCATCGCCCGCGTCATCAACGAGTACGGCGGCGAGACGGTCATCACCTACAAGGCGCCGGTCGGTGACTGCGCCACCGGCACCGGCCTGCCCACCAAGGCCGACACCGCCCAGCTGAGGTCCAACACCCGGCTCTGCTACCCCTCCTTCTGGCACCCGGACCCGGAGGCCGAGGAGATCGACTGGTTCCACAAGTACGTGGTGGACACCGTCGAGGAGCTCCCCGCGATCGACGGCACGCAGCCCACCGTGACGCACTACGACTACGCCACTCCGGGTTGGAAGCTCGCCGAGCAGGAGTTCACCAAGAAGTCCACCCGGACCTGGTCGCAGTTCGCCGGCTTCGCGCAGACCACCGTCCTCACCGGCGCCGACGACCCCGCGTTCAACAGCAAGCGCACCAAGGCGGTCACCCGCTACTTCCGCGGCATGGGCGACACGGTGCCGGTCAACGACATCACCGGTGCCGAGATCGCCAAGGACAAGGAGCCGTTCGCCGGCCGGGTCGCCGAGGAGCTGACCTACAGCGAGGCCACCGACGCCGACACCAACTGGCTCACCCGCAGCGTCACCTACCCGGCGGCGCAGCTGCTGGCCAGCCGCACCCGCGACGACGGGCTGAGCCCGCTGGAGGCGTGGCGGGTCACCGAGCCGCGCACGGTGTCCTGGACGAAGTCCTCGGGCACCGGCGACGACACCCGGACGCTGCGCGCGGTCGAGACCAAGACGACGTTCGAGTCGACGTACGGGCTGCCGACGTACGTGGAGTCGCTCGGCGACACCGGCAAGACCGGCGACGAGTCCTGCACCTTCAACGAGTACGTGCACCGGACCGACAAGAACATGATCGGTCTCACGCTGCAGTCTCGTACCAGTCCGACGACCTGCGCCGCGGCCACCTTCGACAACCTGACCACGCTAAGTGCGGCGAACCGGGTGGCTTACGACAGCCTGGCCTACGGCACCGCCCTGGGTGCCACCACCCGTGGCCTCGCCACCCAGACCTGGTCGCTGAAGGGTGACGGCTCGGGCTTCCAGCCCGGCGGCACCACCAGCTTCGACGCCGTCGGTCGGGTCACCTCCGCCACCGACCCGGACGGCAAGTCCTCCACGATCACCTACACCCCGTCCATCGGCCAGACCTTCACCATCACCGAGCAGAACTCGCTCGGCCACCAGCAGGTCCAGGAGCTTGAACCGGGCCGGGGGACCGCGGTCAAGACCACCGACGCCAACAACCGGGTCAGCGAGGGCAGGTACGACCCGCTGGGCCGCCTCGTCGAGGCCTGGGGCGCGGGTCGCACTCCGTCGGCCACGGCAGTGCCGGACTTCAAGGCGGAGTACGCCACTCCCGTCGGCAAGCCGCCGTACGTCACCACCTTCAGCCGTGGGCACGACAACAAGATCCAGACCTCGGTAACCCTCTACGACGGCCTGGGCCGGGAGCGGCAGTCCCAGGAGGAGGCCACCGGCGGCGGCCGCCTGATCACCGACACGCTCTACAACAGCTCCGGTGAGGTGTGGCAGACCAACAACGCCTACTTCGCCGAGGGCGGTCCGGTCGGCACGATCTTCACGCCGCTGGCCGACACGGCGATCCCGAACGCCACCCGCTACACCTATGACGGCCTCGGCCGGGTCACCCAGGAGATGCCGGTCCTGCGCGGCGTGGACCAACCGTCCCGGGCCACCAACTACACCTATGGCGCCGACTCCTCCTCGGTGATCAACCCGGCGGGGGCCTCGTCCTACCGGATGTACAGCGACGCTCTGGGCCGGACCAACCGGCTGGACACCTTCACCAACGCTGGCCGCAGCGAGTTCACCACCATGCGCTACCAGTACGACGCGCGTGGTCAGATGGCCCAGGCGACCCACTCCGCCGATCCGACCCACCCGTGGACGTGGACGTACGACCAGCGTGGTCGAGTGGAGACCGCCACCGACCCGGACAGCGGGACCACCCGGTTCACCTACGACCACCGCGACCGGCAGTTGACGGCCACCAACGCCCGTGGTGTCACCGTCTGGAACGGCTACGACCAACTGTCCCGCCCGGTCCAGCAGCGGCTGGGCGGCAGCACCGGGGCGGTGCTCTCCGAGTACACCTACGACACGGCCGCGGGTGGCAAGGGCCTTCCCGCCACCGCCACCCGGTACACCGACGGCCTGGCGTACACGCAGACGGTCGGCGGCTACACCACCGACTACCAGCCGACGTCGACCACGCTCACGCTGCCGCAGTCCATCGCCGACACGTGGGGCCTGCGGACCTCCTACACCTACGACTACACGTATACGGACACCGGCCTCTCCGAGTCGGTCAGCCTGCCGTCCGTCGGCAGCCTCCCCTCCGAGAAGATCCTGGTCCGCTACACCAAGGACGGCCTGCCGCTCTCGGTCTCCGGCAAGGACTGGTACGGCGCGGAGACGGTCTACTCGCCGTACGGGCAGGTGCTGCGATCGACCCTCGGCGCGCAGCCCTACCGGGTGTGGACGATGGCGACCTACGACGACGCGAGCGGTGCCCTCACCGACCAGCAGGTCTACCGGGAGCAGACCGGCGACAAGTCGCTCGTCGGCGCCAACCTGGTCTCCCACCGCTCCTACTGGTACGACAGCGCCGGCAACGTCACCTCGATCCGCGAGCGCTCGCTCGGCATTGAGGAGCGGCAGTGCTTCCGGTACGACACGCTCGGCCAGCTGGCCACGGCCTGGACGGCCAAGGACCAGGCGTCGTGCCAGGCGGATCCGACCGCTACCACCGTGACGGCCGGCACCGACGGCGCGGGCTACTGGCAGGAGTACGAGTACGACCTGCTCGGCAACCGCAAGAAGCTGGTGGAGAAGGACCTCACCGGCAGCACCGCCAAGGACGCCACCACCACCTACGACTACGGCAAGGCGGACGGCAGCCAGCCGCGGACTCTGACGAAGGTGACGAAGAACTACGTCACCCCGGCGGGTGCGGCCGTCACCGCGGCTGCCGAGCGGCTCTACGAGTTGACCGGTGAGACGAAGTCCGTCACGTCCGTTCAGAACGGCGACCAGCAGACGCTCTCCTGGACCTACGACGGTCAGGTCGAGCGCGTCGTCGGACAGGGCGGCAAGGGGAAGACGGCATACGTCGGCCTGGGGAACAAGTGCATCGACCTCAGCGCCGGTACGGCGGTGGCGAGCCAGCCCATCCAGCTGTACTCGTGCAACGGCACGATCGCGCAGAAGTGGAACTTCACCCCGGCCCCGAACCAGGCCAACGCGAACCTGGGCACCCTGTCGATCGTCGACAACTGGTGCGTCCAGCCGGCGGCCAACACGGCCGGTTCGGCCTTCCGGATCCAGAAGTGCGACGGCTCAACCGGCCAGATCCTGGAGCGCAACTCCACCGGCCAGCTCAAGCACACGGACTCGGGCCTGTGCCTCGCGGTCAAGGACGCCAACACCGCCAGCGGCACTCCGCTGGTGCTGGCGGCCTGTGACAGCGCCGCCGCGGCGCAGCAGTGGGAGGCGCAGAACGAGACCCGCCACATCTACGGGCCCGGTGGCAACCGCCTGCTGACGGTCCAGGGCCGGCAGGCCACGCTGGACCTGGGTGAGTCCCAGGTGGTGGTGCAGAAGGGTGGAACGCTGGTCAACAGCCAGCGGACCTACGCCGCTCCTGGTGGTGCCGTCCTCCGCTATTCGCACGGCACCAGCGCTTCGGCCCTGGTCGCCCTCGCGGGTGACCACCAGGGCAGCCCTTACGCAGAGATCGGGCTCTATGGCTCGATGCCGGTCCGGATCCGCAAGCAGGACCCGTTCGGCAACCAGCGGGGCGCGGACAAGCTCGCGAGCAACATGCAGACCAACGCCGGCTTCCTCGGCGCCAACCGCGATGACGCCTCCGGCTACACCCCGCTCGGCGCGCGACTGTACGACCCCGTGGTCGGGCGATTCATCTCCGCCGACCCGGTGCTGGACCTGACGGACCCACTCCAGTCCAACGGCTACGCCTACGCCCACAACAACCCGGTGACCCTGTCGGACCCGTCGGGCCTGTCGGTGTCCCTGAACGCCTCGGAGATGGCGTCGGCGCTGGCCGGTGCGGGACTGTCCGCCGCGCAGGTTGCCCAGGCGCAGTCCACCATGGGCCGCTCGCTGACGTCCGTGATCCTGGAGACCGCCTGGTCGATGCTGAAGGACTTCATCGGCATCACCGACGCGATCAACTGCTTCGGCGGTGACATGTGGTCCTGTGGCAGCCTGATCATCGGGGCGATCCCGTGGGCCAAGCTCGGCAAGATCCCGGGCGTGATTAAGGCCGTCAACCGGACGATCGAGGCAATCCAGGCGTTCTTCAAGGCGAAGAAGGCGGCGCAGGCGGTCCTAGCGGCCGCTCGTGCCGCGGAGGCGGCGGCGCTCACGGCCAAAAAGCTGGCCATGGAGCGGGCGAAGAAGGCCGCGCAGGCTGCGGCGAAGAAGGCGGCCGAGAAGGCTAAAAGGACCAGCGACAGGGTCGTCAACCAGACGAAGAAAACGGGCAACCCGGTCCACAAACAGGCCCAGGCCAAGGCGAATCCGAGGGGCTCGTCGGCTGCCTCCTCGGGGGGCGGCAAGGGTTCTGGCGGTGGCGGCAAGGGAAACTCCAAGCCGGGTGGCGCCTCCGGTGGCACGGCTCGGGGCAAGGGTGGCTCCAGCGCCAGCGGCAACGCCGGCAAGGCGAGTGGTGAATCCTGCCCCATCAGTAACAGCTTCGTTCCCGGCACCAAGGTTCTGATGGCGGACGGTTCCACCAAGTCGATCGAGGATGTGAAGCCGGGCGACAAGGTCCTGGTTACCGATCCCGAGACGGGACGCACCAAGGCGGAGAAGGTTTCTGCGGCGATCAAGGGTGACGGCGTCAAGCATCTGGTGAAGGTCACTGTCGACACCGATGGTGAGCAGGGTGCACGGACGGCTTCGGTCACCGCGACCGATGGTCATCCGTTCTGGGTGCCGGAGTTGAACGCGTGGGTCGATGCCACCGATCTGCGGGCCGGGGAATGGCTGCGAACCAGCGCCGGGACGTTCGTCCAGGTCGCGGCGATCGAGCGATGGACCACGCCGCGAGCGACTGTGCACAACTTGACGGTCGCGAACATCCACACGTACTACGTGTTGGCTGGCTCGGCGCCGCTGCTGGTGCACAACTGCGGCGTGGTCGACGCAGTCGAGGCGGAGGCGGAAGCCGTCGCCGACAAGACGAAGTCCCAGCGTCCGAATGTGATCGAAGCCCTCCAAGTCCCCGGCCACGATCCCATCGTTGCCCACAGCGACGGCGGGGCAGGTAACCGACGGGTGCACCCTGACGTGCAGGCTGTCCTAGACTCGATCCCGGCTGCTAACCGCGGCAACAATCACGGAGGCTGTGGTCTCGTGCAGTGCCTTACAGAAGCACTGGACTCCGGACTCGATCCAACCGGTGCCACGGCCGCCGCAACGCTGGGACGGGCGAGGACGAATGCGAACTTCAAGGTGCTGATCGGACCATGCCCGAGCTGTCAGGTACTGGT
- a CDS encoding GNAT family N-acetyltransferase — translation MTVFTTERLLVRNWTDSPADLGRLHEIYSRPEVARFLTVPWLPLTGPDRAAGLLARWRARHADHGDRYGTWAIERRDGGGVVGTLLLKPLPGRDEDALTGDIEVGWHLHPECWGHGYATEAARPALERELALGTPEVFAVVSPENAASMAVARRLGMTHLGRRTDWYGGEELETFVRTAPA, via the coding sequence ATGACCGTCTTCACCACCGAACGGCTGCTCGTCCGGAACTGGACCGACTCCCCGGCGGACCTGGGACGGCTGCACGAGATCTACTCCCGGCCGGAGGTGGCCCGGTTCCTGACCGTGCCGTGGCTGCCGCTGACCGGCCCGGACCGGGCCGCCGGCCTGCTGGCCCGGTGGCGGGCCCGGCACGCCGACCACGGCGACCGGTACGGCACCTGGGCGATCGAGCGGCGGGACGGCGGCGGGGTGGTCGGCACGCTGCTGCTCAAGCCGCTGCCCGGCCGGGACGAGGACGCGCTGACCGGCGACATCGAGGTGGGCTGGCACCTGCACCCGGAGTGCTGGGGGCACGGCTACGCCACCGAGGCGGCCCGCCCGGCGCTGGAGCGGGAGCTGGCCCTGGGCACGCCGGAGGTGTTCGCGGTGGTGTCGCCGGAGAACGCGGCGTCGATGGCGGTCGCGCGGCGCCTCGGCATGACCCACCTGGGCCGGCGCACCGACTGGTACGGCGGCGAGGAGTTGGAGACGTTCGTCCGGACCGCGCCGGCCTGA